Proteins from a genomic interval of Flammeovirgaceae bacterium SG7u.111:
- a CDS encoding RagB/SusD family nutrient uptake outer membrane protein has protein sequence MTSIVFSSCDSYLDIVPDNVATIDNAFKLRNEAEKYLFTCYSFLPKNGDGWYNVGMMGADEIVLPQATQGQWHAAYRISMGQQRKDDPYFNEWAGTNKGNGAGWNQLKLFAGMRHCNTFIETVEDVNNVPDLSLNERARWISEVKFLNAYYHFILLKMYGPIPIMDGLPEITEAPTSKRMPVDEVVDFISNTIDESLENLPDRIVSENTELGRITKPIALAVKARLWMYAASPLFNGNPDFSGFTDNEGTALFNPTFDATKWEKARDAAKAAIDAAEENGHMMYEYTNDIFNLNDETKTKLNIRNAITDRWSSEVVWGLSNSYFFNHNLAMPPMLGGTGTSTSRFVLGGIWAAPIKIAKMFYTENGVPIDEDKTLDFTDYTEVWTSEESDQFKITPGFETARLNFDREPRFYADLGFDGGTWYMKDGNETGSDIDNYYIECKNAKPAGYGHFTNWNETGYFIKKLVHWESSTSGSTDPSWTTYPWPEVRMADLYLMYAEALNEVEPGSTQAIEYLDIVRERAGLKGVVESWSNFSTNPTKYSSQDGLREIIHQERLIELAFEGQRFWDLRRWKKAAEELNKDITGFNIYGKTTETYNNERVIYTQKFITPRDYLWPIGNYDIRRNPNLVENPGW, from the coding sequence ATGACATCAATCGTCTTTTCTTCGTGTGATAGCTATTTGGATATAGTACCAGACAACGTGGCAACTATTGACAATGCATTTAAGCTGAGAAATGAAGCTGAGAAATACTTGTTCACTTGTTATTCCTTTTTACCGAAAAATGGAGACGGGTGGTATAATGTAGGAATGATGGGTGCAGACGAAATAGTGCTCCCACAAGCTACTCAAGGCCAGTGGCATGCTGCATATAGAATCTCTATGGGTCAACAGAGAAAGGATGACCCTTATTTTAACGAGTGGGCGGGAACAAATAAAGGTAATGGCGCTGGATGGAACCAGCTCAAGTTATTTGCAGGAATGCGACACTGCAACACCTTTATAGAAACGGTAGAAGACGTAAACAATGTACCAGATCTTAGCTTGAACGAACGAGCAAGATGGATTTCTGAAGTGAAATTCTTAAACGCTTATTACCATTTCATCCTATTGAAGATGTATGGACCTATCCCGATCATGGATGGCCTTCCTGAAATCACCGAAGCTCCTACTTCTAAAAGGATGCCCGTCGATGAGGTTGTAGACTTCATTTCAAATACCATTGATGAATCTCTTGAAAACTTGCCAGACAGAATAGTTTCTGAAAACACTGAGCTAGGCAGAATCACCAAGCCGATTGCCTTAGCAGTAAAAGCGAGGTTGTGGATGTATGCGGCAAGCCCCCTTTTCAATGGAAACCCTGATTTTTCTGGTTTTACAGATAACGAAGGAACGGCACTTTTCAACCCTACATTTGATGCTACTAAATGGGAAAAGGCGAGAGATGCGGCAAAAGCCGCTATAGATGCGGCAGAGGAAAATGGTCATATGATGTACGAATATACAAATGATATTTTCAACCTAAATGACGAAACAAAAACCAAATTGAACATTAGGAATGCTATAACAGATAGGTGGAGCAGCGAAGTCGTTTGGGGTTTATCAAACAGCTATTTCTTTAACCATAACCTAGCGATGCCACCTATGCTTGGAGGTACAGGAACATCGACCAGTCGCTTCGTATTAGGAGGAATATGGGCTGCCCCTATTAAAATAGCAAAGATGTTTTATACCGAAAATGGTGTGCCTATAGATGAAGACAAAACGCTGGACTTCACTGATTATACCGAAGTATGGACATCTGAAGAAAGCGACCAATTCAAAATAACCCCTGGTTTTGAAACCGCTCGATTAAATTTTGACAGAGAGCCTCGTTTTTATGCTGATCTGGGTTTTGATGGAGGAACTTGGTACATGAAAGATGGCAATGAAACTGGTTCTGACATCGACAATTACTATATAGAATGCAAAAATGCTAAACCAGCAGGGTATGGCCACTTCACCAACTGGAACGAAACAGGCTATTTCATTAAAAAACTAGTACACTGGGAATCTTCTACCTCTGGTTCTACCGACCCGAGCTGGACAACTTACCCTTGGCCTGAAGTAAGAATGGCTGATCTGTACCTCATGTATGCCGAAGCTCTTAACGAAGTAGAACCTGGGTCGACACAAGCCATAGAGTATTTGGATATAGTAAGGGAAAGAGCTGGTCTGAAAGGCGTGGTAGAATCATGGAGCAACTTTTCTACCAACCCTACAAAATACTCTTCTCAAGATGGATTGAGAGAAATCATTCACCAAGAAAGATTAATTGAACTTGCCTTTGAAGGGCAACGCTTTTGGGACCTAAGAAGATGGAAAAAAGCTGCTGAAGAGCTTAACAAAGACATCACTGGTTTCAACATCTACGGTAAGACTACCGAAACCTACAATAATGAAAGAGTAATCTACACCCAAAAATTCATCACTCCGCGAGATTACTTATGGCCAATTGGAAATTACGATATAAGGAGAAACCCCAACTTGGTTGAAAACCCTGGATGGTAA
- a CDS encoding DUF4959 domain-containing protein encodes MKVTKIKKLAYTMLGILAIISCNDELEFREPTTISGAVPRPVSEVTVENLPGKAKISYSLPDDSNLLYVKASYTLPNGTPQVVKASYYEDVLLIEGFADTLAHEVSVYSVSRSEIESAPVKVNIKPLEAPIWKVFESIEVLNAFGGYNLSATNEFEEDISIQIMRKNDLGAFEVDQYKSIYTSLADITSKVRGLDTLNYEFKMFVIDKWGNSTDTSTVNVLPIYETELSKDKFKGFVLPGDAPQVTNGASLEYAWDNRLGWPYTSFTYQTAGGPDPHMITIDLGSMAQLSRLWYRPFPELNPSQFFYLTTMKRFEIYGSASPSLDGALDDSWLLLGSFILDKPSGSAYGQDTPEDRAAGEAGFNFELDITAPKVRYIRIRCLENYAGGTAQSINELGIYGDPR; translated from the coding sequence ATGAAAGTAACTAAGATAAAAAAATTGGCTTATACCATGCTAGGTATACTCGCCATCATTTCTTGTAACGACGAGCTGGAGTTTAGGGAGCCGACCACCATAAGCGGTGCTGTACCAAGACCAGTAAGTGAAGTAACGGTAGAAAATCTTCCGGGAAAAGCTAAGATATCCTATTCTTTGCCCGACGACAGCAATTTACTTTATGTAAAAGCCTCTTATACCCTACCAAACGGAACTCCCCAAGTAGTGAAAGCTTCTTATTATGAAGATGTCCTTTTGATAGAAGGCTTTGCCGATACGTTGGCACATGAGGTCAGTGTTTACTCGGTTAGCCGCTCTGAAATAGAGTCTGCCCCTGTTAAAGTAAATATCAAACCCCTCGAAGCTCCTATCTGGAAAGTTTTTGAAAGCATAGAAGTATTAAATGCCTTTGGCGGATATAACCTCAGTGCAACAAATGAGTTTGAAGAAGATATCTCGATCCAAATCATGCGTAAAAATGATTTAGGAGCATTTGAAGTTGACCAATACAAAAGTATTTATACTTCATTGGCAGACATCACTTCTAAAGTGAGGGGGCTAGATACCTTGAACTATGAGTTCAAAATGTTTGTGATAGACAAATGGGGAAACTCTACAGATACGTCTACAGTGAATGTATTACCTATTTATGAAACGGAACTTTCGAAAGACAAATTCAAAGGTTTTGTATTGCCTGGCGATGCTCCTCAGGTTACCAATGGTGCAAGTCTCGAATATGCTTGGGACAACCGCTTAGGATGGCCATATACCAGCTTTACCTATCAAACTGCAGGTGGACCAGACCCTCATATGATCACTATAGACCTCGGTAGCATGGCTCAATTGAGCAGGCTTTGGTATCGTCCCTTCCCTGAACTTAACCCTAGCCAATTCTTCTACCTAACCACTATGAAAAGGTTTGAGATTTATGGTTCGGCCTCCCCATCTCTAGATGGCGCACTCGACGATAGCTGGCTCTTGCTTGGTTCATTTATATTGGATAAACCATCAGGTTCTGCTTACGGACAAGATACGCCCGAAGACCGTGCCGCTGGTGAAGCAGGCTTCAACTTCGAGCTAGATATAACCGCACCTAAAGTGAGGTACATACGGATACGATGCTTAGAAAACTATGCTGGCGGAACTGCCCAAAGCATAAATGAACTAGGTATTTATGGCGATCCACGCTAA
- a CDS encoding DUF4998 domain-containing protein, which produces MNIWYKIRMIIGCLFLALLSFSCSDWDTFKKFTEGGEIIYPGKMQSVIIYPGKERVQFNGILNPDPNIVSYKIRWNDNKDSITFDIDKPSGQLPVENIFSVDEGVKSFEVYTFDAKGNVSIPVNAVGVSYGDAYRRKLNNRLISDLTFEDSGTTINWSQMDLSTGPQYTVVEYEVGGEAKTLETPISESSTFLEGVTSTTTIKYKTVFKPESTSIDTFSTTFEDYLVKILPQMKNIRVPFAASATNGRWGILADWATNEAAKNHDGYGGWDEWNGNIFNVESGWGSPNITNGKIYQTLNLPAGSYTFKIDELLSTNIVDTDPVYLVAAEGTTLPDVENIDDALVYTQFLGNEIVFEVAEDKQVSIGILTSQQGDKFYNIVAFDFYLNE; this is translated from the coding sequence ATGAATATATGGTATAAAATAAGAATGATCATTGGATGCCTATTTTTGGCTTTACTATCATTCTCATGTAGTGACTGGGATACATTCAAGAAATTTACTGAAGGTGGCGAGATTATATATCCTGGTAAAATGCAGTCAGTAATTATCTACCCAGGTAAAGAAAGGGTCCAATTCAATGGCATCTTAAATCCTGATCCTAATATTGTCAGTTACAAAATCCGCTGGAACGATAACAAGGACTCCATCACATTTGACATAGATAAGCCATCAGGTCAATTGCCAGTGGAAAACATCTTTAGCGTAGACGAAGGGGTAAAAAGTTTTGAGGTCTATACTTTCGACGCAAAGGGCAATGTTTCAATTCCAGTAAATGCTGTTGGGGTATCTTACGGCGATGCTTATAGAAGGAAGCTGAACAATAGGCTTATTTCTGATTTGACTTTTGAAGATTCTGGAACAACTATTAACTGGTCGCAAATGGATCTCAGCACAGGTCCGCAATATACTGTAGTAGAATACGAAGTTGGCGGTGAAGCCAAAACGCTAGAAACCCCTATTTCCGAATCAAGCACTTTTCTTGAAGGCGTTACTAGCACAACAACTATTAAGTACAAAACTGTATTTAAACCTGAGTCAACCAGTATTGATACTTTCTCTACCACATTTGAAGATTACTTAGTGAAAATCCTTCCTCAGATGAAAAACATACGAGTGCCCTTTGCAGCATCAGCAACCAATGGCAGGTGGGGTATTTTAGCTGATTGGGCAACCAACGAAGCTGCCAAAAACCACGATGGCTATGGCGGCTGGGACGAATGGAATGGCAATATTTTCAACGTTGAATCTGGCTGGGGAAGCCCGAACATAACAAACGGTAAAATCTACCAAACCTTGAACCTTCCTGCTGGTAGCTATACCTTCAAGATTGATGAATTGCTGAGTACCAACATAGTTGACACAGACCCTGTTTACCTAGTAGCGGCTGAAGGAACTACGTTACCTGATGTGGAAAACATAGACGATGCTTTAGTCTATACCCAGTTCCTAGGGAATGAAATTGTATTTGAGGTGGCAGAAGACAAACAAGTGTCCATTGGAATCCTTACGTCACAGCAAGGAGATAAATTTTACAATATCGTTGCTTTTGATTTCTACTTAAATGAGTAG